The Priestia koreensis genomic interval CTTTCAGAAAGTATTGTTGGGGGAAATTTAAATTTAAACCCATCAAATACAACCATTTCAGTCCTTGATAATATGATTGTCAATAACAACTTTAATATTACAGGAAATAGTGATAAAAATACGGTAGAAAACGATAATACTATTTTCAACTCAGTTATATATGTAGGAGGAGAAAGTTCAATTACAAACGTTAATATAAAAGGAGCTGACAATAATACGAAGCAACTCGTTTTATTATCAGAAGACAATTTGGAATTGTTTAGGTTGAATGAATTTAATAATCTAGATAATCCAAAAGAACAGTTAGATGCTAGTGGCCGTTTAAAGGATATTTCAGAAGTATCCAACATTACTCCTCTACAAGGATATTTTTATACAGATAAAAATGCTGAACTGTATGGAGTTGGTTCATTTTTTTATATTAACGGAGGTTTATTTGCTCATAATACTTTAACCATAAATGCAATTCGTGGCAGTGTGCAAAGTGAAGATACGCTAACTAAGTTTTCAAATACTCCCACTACTCAGCCTCAGGAACAAAACCAGAAATATTCTCGTTTTAACGTAAAATATGATAAGTCTGTCCTATTAAATCGAATTGATGCACTTCCTATTGTAAATTCGTTACAAGTTATTCCAGACGACACTACAATAAAATAAGGAGCGGCTCTCAGCCGCTCCTCATTTATTTACCACTTGCCAGACTCACTATTAGAATTCTTAGGTTTATTTACAAAAATAACGGTGCTATCCTCAATCGTAGAACCATTTTTCTTCTTTTCTTTTGCTACAGCCTTTACGCTAGAATAACCTCTAAGCTTACCTTCAATAATCCATTCATTATTTTCTTTGTATATTTCTAAATAATTAGGCATTGAAGCTAATAATTGCGAAATGTCTTTGTTTTCTGCATTAATAGGATTAAATTCTAGCATCTCACTTAACTTCAGTTTATCTCCCTCACTAATAGAATAGGAATCTTGTTTAAATTTAATACTTTCTAAAGGATATCCCGCAACGATTACTTTTGCGTAGGCTACAATGTCACTTCCATCTGTTGCAACAACCTTTACCATGGCTTCACCTGGCCTCAATGCTTCCAGAAGACCTGTTTGATCAATTTTAGCTACAGGATTTGATAAATCAGTGTTTTCAACACTCCATACAACATTTTGATTTGATGCATCACTTGGAAGGACCTCTGCTACAAGCTTCTTTTTCTCCGCTGGGTTCAATTGTACTGGGTTTGGATCAATTTTAATGCTTGTAACAGGCTTAAATATTTTTATCTGTTTTGATATAACTACGTCGTCTTTTGCAAAACCACCAATTGCACGAACGGAGATAACAAACGTTCCTGTCTGTGAAATAGTGATAGTATCACTCGGAGTAAAATTCGTCCAATTTGTTTTGACTTCTCCACCACTGTCTTTAATTTGATATTGATATAGAACATTTGATCCAGTAACAAGCTGCGACAATTTAAACTGAGCTTGGTTCTTATAGCCATCCTGTAACAATATTCCTGTCACTTCAAAGTCAGGAGCAGAATAGATGTATCCCTTTTTATTATTTGAGTAAGTAACCTCTACAATTCTATTATTACTTTCTGGTTGAAAAACCATAGATTTAACTGGAGCATTTTGTAGCACTGAATCTATGGTTAAGATTACATCATTTACAAAGGATCCTTTTGCTACTTTAGTTATCCTACCAAATTTATTTCCTTCGTAGGTAATTGAATCATCTTGTAATTGTACAACCATATTAATTTCTTGGGAAGGTGCATTAATAGCTATCGATTTATCGCCAAAGGTACTATCTGTATACTTCCCAACTGGGTTTGGGAGCGATTGCTTCATAGCCCAATCAGCCTGTAATTCTAGAGATACGTTTACATTTTTTGGTGTGAATTTTTTATCTTTATAGTCAATATTTTCTAAACTCATTTCTACTTTGTTAGTATCACCTTCATTAATTACCTTAATACCTTTGCCGTCTGCGTTTAATACACTAATACCTTTAGGCAATGTCTGGATAATTTTAATGTTTGATAGTGTACCTGTATCTTTAGTTTCTAAATACTCACTTAGGGCTTCTAAGGAATAGTCTACATGAAATTTATTGCTATCAGAATTTATATCCCCTTGTTTAACAAGTTTCCCAACGTCTTCACGATAACTCATATTTCCCTTTAATACTGGAGCTGTCTTCTTTTTAACAATTACTTCTACATCAGGATGATTTATAGGACCTATATTTACATCATCTATATTCTTGTAAGTCATTTGGATGTTTTTAAAGACATAAGTTCCTTCTTTACTGTATTCTAACTTTAAAGAGCTTGTAATCGGTGAAGGCGCCTCTTGACCTACGGTGTATAGAATATTTTTCACATTAATAACAGCCATATTTTTATCTTTGTCTACTGTTACATTAGAACTTGGTATAACTGTTACATTAGGTAAGAGCGGAACTCTTATTTGCACTTCTGATATTGAAAGCTCGTTCATTTCCTCGAAGATATCTCTTAAAATAGAATTAATATTTTCTATTGTTCCTTGACTAGCATTTAAACCTGTCTTTTGGGATAAAGACTCTAAGTAGTTTATATCCAGATCTTGTGGTCCTCCAAACCCAATAGAATATAATTTCATTTTTGCATCCGCTAGGTTGTCAACTTTAGTGTTAATTGCTTCACGAATATGAGAATAACCATCATAATCATATGTGATCTTCTTAGTTCCTGAGTAGTAGTAGGAATAGTTCTTTCCAGGGTTATTGTCATAATACATAGTGACCGTTCTGCCGTTAACTATTTTATTCTCCGAATAGTTAGTAGGAAAACCATCTGTGAGAAAAACAATATACTTTTTCCTTGTTGATCCCTTTAAAGTATCGTAAGCTTTTTGGAGAGCTGAAGCATAATCAGTACCGCCTCCCGATTGAAGTTGGTAAAGGGTATTAATATTGGTTTTTAAATCTATAGGATTGCCCACGGCACTGTCGAAAGGAATCAGCTTAATATTATCATTTGGGTTATTCCCTAATTTCTTTAGTGCTTCTGTTACAGCAGTTTTTGCACTTTCTAATTTACTAACTTGTGCAAAATCTTGAAATATACTGGAATCAGTTGTATTAATATTTAATGAGTATCTAGATAGGTATTTTTGAAAAGCTTCTTTAGTAGTAGTGTTTTGGTTTAAATATTGTGCAACCTTATCGTTTGTAAGATTAGTCCAACAACCAAGCCGACCACATTCTCTGACTATAGACATCTTCTTAACAAAGTCGTCCCAAACTCTTGAGTCTACAATATTGGCCATTGATCCTGATTTATCAAATACAAAAGCCACATCTACTGGGGATCGATTTTGTGCACTTAAAACCCCTTTTGGGCTTACTTTAATATTCACTTCTCCCTCTGCTTTTCCAGTTTCCAGACTGAGCATAAGTTCATTTTGCACTGCTCCTACGTTATAATCTAAAGATGGATCATTTGTAGCTGCATGCACGGAGGATAATGGCACTGATACAAACAGGGCACATAAACAGAGGGCTACAAGACTTAAGTACCTTTTTATGACCATATAGTGAGACCCCACTTCTTAATTTTTGTATTATAATATTCTTATTGATATAAAAATTACCATTTTAATAAGCATATTATACCATCTGTTGTTATAATTGGAATATCATTTATCTTTTAGGGGTGAAATTTTTTGAAATTATTTTCGGTCTTTTTTATCACTAGTTTGCTGCTATTAGCTGGGTGCCAAAAACACGAAGAAAAAACTTCTGGACATAAACTATCCGCTCAGGAGATTGCCATTCAAAAAAAATATACACAATACGAGACAAAGAGCTTGGATAAAGCTCTTAAGAAGCTTTCTTTTAAACCTATTGTTCCAAAAAGCTTACCCGTAGATGCAAAGAAGAAGTCTTACGAAGTATTAAAAGAAAAAAAGGATTCTAAAAAAGAAACGTTTATTTTTAAGTCTTCAAATAGGGATCATGACTTTATTAATATTAGCTATTCAAATTCTGTATCTTCTCCCAATTTTTCCGGAGATAATATTAGTAAAATTACTTTAAAGAATGGTTCTGAAGCTTTCCTTACGCAGGGATTTATGCCAGAGAAGGAAACGATCCCAGTTTTAATTTTAAGTTGGAATAAAGATGGACGTGAATACTTTATCTCATACAACAATACGCAATTTTCCAAAGAAGAAAACGAAAAAGAAATTGTTAAGTTAGCAGAAAAAATTACGATAGAAGATAAATAAAGAGGAGCCTTTAGGACCCCTCTTTATTTATTCTTCAAGGATTTTCTCACTTCCCCAATAAAATACAACGACCCCGTAATAATCAAGATGTCGTTTTCATCTTTCAGTCGTTCTTTACAGCTCGCAATCGCCTGTTTCCAATCCTCATCCATGAATTTGTTTGGAGACGAGGCGTGATCGTAAAGGGTGCTTGCTTTTTCTGCTCGTGGAAAGTCGAAGCTCGTAAAGGTAATGGTATCTGCAACTGCTTCAAGGTTTTGAATCATACCGGTTGCTTCTTTATCACTCAGGCACGTGAAGAGAATATGAATACGCTTCGTTTCATAGTGAAGACGTAGCGTATTCACTAAGCTTTCTACCCCTTCTT includes:
- a CDS encoding Ig-like domain-containing protein, with product MVIKRYLSLVALCLCALFVSVPLSSVHAATNDPSLDYNVGAVQNELMLSLETGKAEGEVNIKVSPKGVLSAQNRSPVDVAFVFDKSGSMANIVDSRVWDDFVKKMSIVRECGRLGCWTNLTNDKVAQYLNQNTTTKEAFQKYLSRYSLNINTTDSSIFQDFAQVSKLESAKTAVTEALKKLGNNPNDNIKLIPFDSAVGNPIDLKTNINTLYQLQSGGGTDYASALQKAYDTLKGSTRKKYIVFLTDGFPTNYSENKIVNGRTVTMYYDNNPGKNYSYYYSGTKKITYDYDGYSHIREAINTKVDNLADAKMKLYSIGFGGPQDLDINYLESLSQKTGLNASQGTIENINSILRDIFEEMNELSISEVQIRVPLLPNVTVIPSSNVTVDKDKNMAVINVKNILYTVGQEAPSPITSSLKLEYSKEGTYVFKNIQMTYKNIDDVNIGPINHPDVEVIVKKKTAPVLKGNMSYREDVGKLVKQGDINSDSNKFHVDYSLEALSEYLETKDTGTLSNIKIIQTLPKGISVLNADGKGIKVINEGDTNKVEMSLENIDYKDKKFTPKNVNVSLELQADWAMKQSLPNPVGKYTDSTFGDKSIAINAPSQEINMVVQLQDDSITYEGNKFGRITKVAKGSFVNDVILTIDSVLQNAPVKSMVFQPESNNRIVEVTYSNNKKGYIYSAPDFEVTGILLQDGYKNQAQFKLSQLVTGSNVLYQYQIKDSGGEVKTNWTNFTPSDTITISQTGTFVISVRAIGGFAKDDVVISKQIKIFKPVTSIKIDPNPVQLNPAEKKKLVAEVLPSDASNQNVVWSVENTDLSNPVAKIDQTGLLEALRPGEAMVKVVATDGSDIVAYAKVIVAGYPLESIKFKQDSYSISEGDKLKLSEMLEFNPINAENKDISQLLASMPNYLEIYKENNEWIIEGKLRGYSSVKAVAKEKKKNGSTIEDSTVIFVNKPKNSNSESGKW